Within Limisphaerales bacterium, the genomic segment CGCAGGGAAACTGTTTGTCTTCAATGGGAACGGCGGCGTGTCGATCAAAGGCAACACCCTCGTGCCGCCGAACACATGGAATCATCTAGTATTTGTCCGTGATGGCAAACACGCGGCGCTTTACCTCAACGGAAATGCCGAACCGGAACTGAAGGCGGAAATGCCGGTGACCACCCGGGGGGCACGCGATATTTTCATTGGCGGCCGCAACGACTATTTCAACCTCACTCTCGAGGGCAATATGGCGGAGTTTGCGCTGTTCCCACGTGCCCTCAACGCCGCGGAAATTTTGCAGTTGCACACCGCATCAGGGCGGCCCAAAGGCAGCGGCAAAAAACTGGCGCCGCAAAAATCGCCCAAGCCCGCGCCGGGCAATCTGGCCATGGGTGTGCGCGAGGGTAAAAAACCAGCCGATGCCAAGATCAACAAAAACGGCGAATCCAACAAGCTCGGCGAAACCGTCCCGCGCGGATTTCTCTCAGCCACAAAAATGACCGACGCAGTGAACGTTGACCCCCAACAAAGTGGCCGCCGACAACTCGCGCAGTGGCTCACGCATCCGTCGCACCCACTCACCGCACGCGTGATGGTCAACCGCGTTTGGCTGCACCTCTTCGGCCGGGCAATCGTTGACACGCCCGATGACTTTGGCGTGTACGGCGCGCGCCCAACACATCCGGAATTACTCGATCATTTGGCACAGCGGTTCATGGCCGATAAGTGGTCCGTCAAAAAACTCATCCGCGCCATCATCCTCAGTCGCACCTACCAACTGGGCAGCCAACCCACCGCTGCACAAATGCAGGCCGATCCGGACAACCAATGGCTTGCCCGCCACCACCGCCGCCGGCTTGATGCCGAAAGCGTGCGCGACAGCATCCTCGCCGCCAGCGGACAGCTGAATCGCGCCCCGCGCCACGGCTCCGACGTCAGCCAGCTCGATGTGCTGATCAACTGGCCTCCCGGCGAATCAGCCGTCATCCATCGCCCCAGCACTCACCGCAGTATTTACCTTTGCCTGCTGCGCCACGCGCCGCCGCCGGAGCTCTCCGCCTTCGATCTGCCCACCGGCGTGAAGCCCATGGGCCAACGCCACATCACCACCGCGCCAACCAGCGCCTTGTATTTGATGAACAACGAGATGGTGGTGAAGCAGTCGCGCCGGTTCGCCGTCCAATTGCTCGACAAGGCCGGAGCCGATTCCGCCAGCCGTGTGCGCTGGGCCTTCCGCCGAGCGCTACAGCGAAATCCTAGCGGGGCCGAATCGCGGCGGGTCATTGAACTGCTAAACACTTTGCAAACTCAAACACGCAATCCCGAAAACGAAACGTCAACCTGGGCCACTATTTGCCAAGCGCTCCTGACGACCTCGGAATTTCGATACATCGATTGATGAACGCACAGCCCATATCCATTTCGCGCCGCAACCTGCTTCAACAGGCCTCATGCGGTTTTGGTTACCTCGCGATGTCGGCCTTGTTGGCGGAAGCCGCCAAACCGCTTGCGCCCAAGCCGCCGCCGCTGCCCGCTCGCGCCAAGCGCGTGATTTTTCTTTGCATGTCCGGCGGCCCGGCGCACATGGATACATTTGATTACAAACCGCAACTGACCAACGCCGCGCATCCGGGATCGGCTTTTAATTTCAAACAGCACGGCGACAGCGGCCTGTGGATTTCTGAGTTATTGCCCGAGACTGCCAAGCACGCGGACAAGCTTTGCCTCATCAACGGTATGCACGCGGATACCGGCAACCACGCGCAATCGTTTTTGCAACTGCACACCGGCGAACGCCTTCGCCGCCGCCCGAGCATGGGCGCGTGGATCAACTACGGCCTCGGCACGGAAAATCAAAATCTGCCGGGGCTCATCAGCCTCAACACCGCCAAGCCCTCCACTTACTCCGCCGCATTCCTGCCGCCGGCCTACGAAGGCACGCCCATCGGCATCAACGGTGAAGATTTTTCCAAGGCCAGCATCCCAAACATCGGCGGCGCGCATCTTTCCTCTGCAGACAAACGCCGCCAGCTGGACCTTGTGCAAGCGCTCAACCGTGAACACGCCGCACGGCGGCCATACGATGCCAAGCTCGAGTCGGTCATCGAAACGATGGAGCTCGGATTCCGAATGCAAACCATCGCGCCGAATCTGCTGGATGTCAGCACCGAATCCAAAGCCACCCTCGAGCGTTATCGCGTGGGCGCAAAACATTCGGTCGGCACCTGCCGCGCCTCCGATTTCGGCCGGCAATGTCTGCTGGCCCGCCGCTTCGCCGAGGCCGGCGTACGGTTCATCGAGGTGAACCACGGCAGCTGGGATCAGCACAAATGGCACCGGCGCGATCTGCGCGCCAACTGCGAAACCACCGACGCCCCCATCGCCGCGCTGCTCGGCGACCTCGAGGCGCGCGGGTTGCTGGATGAAACGCTCGTCGTGTGGGGCGGCGAATTCGGCCGGCCCGGCCTCGTGCCCGGCAACGGCAAGGACGAAACCGGCCACAACGCCCGCGGCTTTAGCTTCTGGCTCGCCGGCGGCGGAGCCAAACGCGGCCACGTCCACGGCCGCACCAACGACACCGGCTCGGCGGCGGTCGAGGGCAAAGTTCATTTCCACGATCTCCACGCCACCATCCTCCACCTGTTGGGACTGGAACACAACCGGCTCACCTACCACCACGCCGGCCGCCACCACCGCCTCACCGGTCCCAATGGCGGCAAAGTTGCCACGGGGTTGATTGCCTAACCGGCCAACTGCAAATTCATCACTACGCCGTGCAGCTTGACCGCGCCAGCCAATCGGCCAAGGATGCGGCATGCAGACTCATTCGCGCCGAGCCTTTATCCGATCCTCAACCTTAGCGTTTCCATTTCTATTTTTACCCCGACTGCGTGCTGCGGAGCCGTGGGAAAGCAATGAAGTTATCCAACGCCATCGCCGGGCCGCGCTGGCGGTTCTCAAACCCTCTGCAGCCCAACTCGATCGCGGATTAAAACTGCACGCTGAATCACTGGTGTTTGATACCTATGGCTTCGCGCCGCGCTGCGCGGTGGATGGCGCCGCGCTGGCCAAGCTTGCCGCTGAAAACGCTTCGGTTATCGAAATCAAAGACGCCCGCGAGCGTATGATGATGACCCGCTGCGTGGATGACCCGGCCGAACGCATAGAATTCCAGCAAGCATGGAAGGCGGCCGGCGTGACTTGCATTTTCCAAAATGCCGGTGAGGAAGGGCAAGCCCCGCTGCGCCTGATCAAGCGTCTCGCCAACTTCACGTACGTGACAGATCACCTGAAGGGTTTTCTAAACAAAGCCGCCACGCCCGCGGACATCGTGGCCGCAAAAAAAGCCGGCCAACATTGCCTGTATTTCACCGGCAACGGAGTCCCGCTTACTCAACAATGGATCAGTGTTCCTGATGAATTGCGCTACTTAATCGTGTTTAAAAATCTCGGCATGCGCATGCTGCACCTCACCTACAACCGACGCAACATGATCGGCGATGGCTGCGCCGAACCGGGCAATGCCGGGCTCAGCGATTTTGGAAAATCCGCGGTCAAAGAAATGAACCGATTGGGCATCATCCCCGACTGCGCTCATTCCGGTTGGCAAACGAGCTTGGAAGCCGCACAAATTTCTGAGAAACCCATCCTCGCCAGCCATAGTTGCGCGGCAGATTTGCACAAACACATCCGCGGCAAGCCAGACAACGTCCTCAAAGCCATCGCCAACACCGGTGGCCTCACCGGCATCGCGTGCATCCCGAGTTTTCTCGGCAACCCGGGTGATATCAACGCCTTTCTCAACCACATTGATCACGTCATCAAGACTACCAACATCAACCACGTCGGCATTGGCTCCGATGTTTCGTACACCTCCCGAAATCAAGCAGCAGAAGCGGCTAAGATTCCTAAATCACAAAAACCCCGCACCCCATGGCGTTACTTCTGGCCCGTGGGGAGCCTGCGCCCACAACCACAAGCGCGCCTTTCGATCGCCTGGACCAACTGGCCACTGTTCACCGTTGGCCTTGTACAACGCGGATACAAAGATGATGAAATCCGAAAAATCATCGGCGGCAACATGCTGCGGGTTTGTCGCGACAGCTTAAAATGAGTTGCAAGCCCTCAACAAAAACCGGAACCTCAAGGCACATGAAACTACTCCTTCCACTGCTGACCGCCCTCGCCGTTTCACTTACCCCACCCGCCGCGCAGGCCGAGCGATTGGTACTCGTCGGCGCATCTTACGGCAAAAATCTACTGGCCATCACCGATGCGGACGGCAAGGTGATTTGGCAGCACAAGACCGCCGGACCGCAGCGAGGCCATACCGGCCATCACGATGTGCATCTGTTGCCCAACGGCAATATTCTCTTTCACGATACATGGACAAAAACGCAGGAGATCACTCTCGGCAAAAAAGTCGTGTGGTCCTATGAATCGGCCCAGATGAATGGCAACGCCGGTAAGCGCGTCGATGTGCATGCCTTTGCGCGGTTGAAGAACGGCAATACGATGATTGTGGAGAGCAGTGTCGGCCGCGTGATTGAGGTCGATCAGGCCGGCAAACTGGCCCATCAATTCCCCTTAAAACCCGGCGGCACGCAAAGCACGCGCTGGGCCCGCCACACCGCCACCGGCACCCTACTCGCCTGCAGCGAACGCCCCGGCGTGGTCACCGAATACGATCGCACCGGTAAGGTGGTCTGGGATTACCTCATCAACACGCGCGTCTACGGCGCCATCCGTCTCAAAAACGGCAACACCCTCATCGCCTCCGGCAGCGGCAAGAGTGTCGTGGAAGTCACGCCTGAGAAAAAGGTCGTTTGGGAAATCAAAGGCCAAGTGCCCGGCACCGATATCAGCCTCGGCTGGATGACCTGCCTGCAGGAACTGCCCAACGGCAACCGCATCATCGGCAACTGCCATGCCGGCGATAAAAACCCGCAGATCTTCGAGATCACCAAGGACAAAAAAGTGGTGTGGCAATGGGATCAATGGGACCTGGTCGGCAACGGCCTCGCCTGCTGGCAGGTTCTCAGCGATGAGCAGTCCGCCCTCGTCCGCAAAAAGTTGGCAGCACTGAAGAAGTAATCTCCCGCCAAACAACTTGCGGACGCATGGCCACCTGTTAGCCTTGGGCAACCAGTGAAAGGGAAGCCATGCCGAATCGTCGTGAGTTTATTAAGTCCACCACTCTGGCCGCGGGCGTAACGGCGCTGGCGGCAGGGCAAGCCACTGAAGCGAAACCTGCCGTGAACGCGAAACAAAAACTCTTCCGCGAAAAACTGCTCGAATGCCTCGGCGGTACGTGGCCTAAAGGCGGGGATTTGAAGCCGGAGAAAACCAAGACGGAGCAGAAGGATGGCTACCGTTTGGAATGGCTGACGTACGAGCTGGAACCGGGCGACCGCTGCCCGGCCATTATGCTGGTGCCCGATGGTGTGAGCGACAAATCGCCCGCGCCGGCCGTAGCCATTTGGCACCAACACGCCGGCCAATGGCACTTGGGCAAGACGGAGCCGGCGGGTCTCGCGGGCAATCCCATGCACCACACCGGCGTGGCGCTGGCCAAGCTCGGCTACGTGGTGTTGTGCCCGGACGCATTGTGCTTCGAGGAGCGGCAGGATCCCCGCAAGAAACTGCGCGGCGGCGCGTACGAGCGATTTGAATTCCTGCGTTACACGGTCGCCGGCCAGTGTATGGCTTGGAAAAATATTTTGGATATGCGGCGCGCGGTCGATTACCTCGTATCGCGGCCCGAGGTGAAGGCCGATCGCCTTGGCTGTTACGGCCACAGTATGGGCTCCACGCACACGTGGCTGGTCGGCCCATGGGAAACCCGCCTGCGTGCGCTAGTGGGCAATTGCTGTCTGCCCACCTACGGTGGCATTCATCGCACCAGCCTGCTGCATTGTTTCCCGAACTTCATCCCGGGCATCCACGAGTACGGCGACACGCCGGATATCGCCGGGTTGATTGCCCCGCGTGCGCTGCATTTGAACCTCGGCGAAACCGACGGCGGCTCGCCCATCCAGGAAGCCCGTGAAGGCGTGAAAACCATCGCCAAAGCCTACGCCCAGGCCGGTGTGCCTGAAAACTTTTCATCCTTCATCGAACCTCAAACCGGCCACGTACTTTCCGATAAAATGTGGAACCACGTGCAGCAATTTTTCGCCAAGCATCTCTCATGAACCGACTCCGCTTCACCCTGCTCCTTTGCCTGAGCCTCGGCACGGTGGCCGCCGCCCGAGAATTGCCGCCCGCTTATTTTCTGATTGGTAACTCGCTCACGTGGGATACGGTGCCCGCGCGGATTGATGGCGATGTGCAATGGCATGTCGACTGCGGCAAACCGATCGCATACATCCACGCGCATCCCGAGAAGCCGTGCGTCAAGACCTCCACGCTTTGGCCCAAGGCGCTGAAGGCTAAGCAATACACCTTTCTGTCCGTGCAACCACATTACGATGCCTCGGTGGCTTCGGCGGCGGAGGCGATTGGCCATTGGATTCGGCTGCAGCCCAACGCCATCGTGGTCATCCACACCGGCTGGGCGCATCATGAAAACCGCGCTGAGGAATACGCCGCCAAGACCGCCACCGGCAAACTCGTCCATAGCGAGGCGCATTATGCGGCGTTGATGGCGCGACTGAAGAAGGAGTTTCCCAAACGCACCATTCGCTCCACGCACGCCATGCGTCTGCTGCATCAAATCGCGGCCGACATCGAGGCGGGCAAGGCGCCGTTGAAGGATGTTTCCGAGCTGCACCGCGACGCTATCCACGTCACCCTCACCGGCGGCCGTTATCTCATGCACAATTGCATGCGCCACGCGCTAAACCAACCGCGCAGCAGCAAGGGGTTTGAAAAGATCGATCCCAAACTCAAGATCTACCTGGACGGCGTGCTGGATACCCTGAAACCGTAATGCGCCCGCTGCTCATCATCAGTATCTGCCTTACCGCATTGACCGCGTTGGCCGATCCGCACTGGTCTTTCCAACCCGTCACGCGCCCGACCACGCCGGCAGGCATGCATCCGATTGATTATTTTGTGGAGAAACAGCTTCGGGAAAAGAACCTGCAACAATCGCCGATGGCTGGACGCGAAGTCCTCCTGCGG encodes:
- a CDS encoding DUF1501 domain-containing protein; translation: MNAQPISISRRNLLQQASCGFGYLAMSALLAEAAKPLAPKPPPLPARAKRVIFLCMSGGPAHMDTFDYKPQLTNAAHPGSAFNFKQHGDSGLWISELLPETAKHADKLCLINGMHADTGNHAQSFLQLHTGERLRRRPSMGAWINYGLGTENQNLPGLISLNTAKPSTYSAAFLPPAYEGTPIGINGEDFSKASIPNIGGAHLSSADKRRQLDLVQALNREHAARRPYDAKLESVIETMELGFRMQTIAPNLLDVSTESKATLERYRVGAKHSVGTCRASDFGRQCLLARRFAEAGVRFIEVNHGSWDQHKWHRRDLRANCETTDAPIAALLGDLEARGLLDETLVVWGGEFGRPGLVPGNGKDETGHNARGFSFWLAGGGAKRGHVHGRTNDTGSAAVEGKVHFHDLHATILHLLGLEHNRLTYHHAGRHHRLTGPNGGKVATGLIA
- a CDS encoding membrane dipeptidase is translated as MQTHSRRAFIRSSTLAFPFLFLPRLRAAEPWESNEVIQRHRRAALAVLKPSAAQLDRGLKLHAESLVFDTYGFAPRCAVDGAALAKLAAENASVIEIKDARERMMMTRCVDDPAERIEFQQAWKAAGVTCIFQNAGEEGQAPLRLIKRLANFTYVTDHLKGFLNKAATPADIVAAKKAGQHCLYFTGNGVPLTQQWISVPDELRYLIVFKNLGMRMLHLTYNRRNMIGDGCAEPGNAGLSDFGKSAVKEMNRLGIIPDCAHSGWQTSLEAAQISEKPILASHSCAADLHKHIRGKPDNVLKAIANTGGLTGIACIPSFLGNPGDINAFLNHIDHVIKTTNINHVGIGSDVSYTSRNQAAEAAKIPKSQKPRTPWRYFWPVGSLRPQPQARLSIAWTNWPLFTVGLVQRGYKDDEIRKIIGGNMLRVCRDSLK
- a CDS encoding PQQ-binding-like beta-propeller repeat protein, yielding MKLLLPLLTALAVSLTPPAAQAERLVLVGASYGKNLLAITDADGKVIWQHKTAGPQRGHTGHHDVHLLPNGNILFHDTWTKTQEITLGKKVVWSYESAQMNGNAGKRVDVHAFARLKNGNTMIVESSVGRVIEVDQAGKLAHQFPLKPGGTQSTRWARHTATGTLLACSERPGVVTEYDRTGKVVWDYLINTRVYGAIRLKNGNTLIASGSGKSVVEVTPEKKVVWEIKGQVPGTDISLGWMTCLQELPNGNRIIGNCHAGDKNPQIFEITKDKKVVWQWDQWDLVGNGLACWQVLSDEQSALVRKKLAALKK
- a CDS encoding dienelactone hydrolase family protein, coding for MPNRREFIKSTTLAAGVTALAAGQATEAKPAVNAKQKLFREKLLECLGGTWPKGGDLKPEKTKTEQKDGYRLEWLTYELEPGDRCPAIMLVPDGVSDKSPAPAVAIWHQHAGQWHLGKTEPAGLAGNPMHHTGVALAKLGYVVLCPDALCFEERQDPRKKLRGGAYERFEFLRYTVAGQCMAWKNILDMRRAVDYLVSRPEVKADRLGCYGHSMGSTHTWLVGPWETRLRALVGNCCLPTYGGIHRTSLLHCFPNFIPGIHEYGDTPDIAGLIAPRALHLNLGETDGGSPIQEAREGVKTIAKAYAQAGVPENFSSFIEPQTGHVLSDKMWNHVQQFFAKHLS